One part of the Longimicrobium sp. genome encodes these proteins:
- a CDS encoding response regulator, with protein sequence MAGILIAGLPGQLGTWLAQRLDNVVVQAAFSGQEALDAVRSDEARLVVLDASLEDPSADAVVRRLRADPKTASVPLVYTMELDASTVNEEQLRHLVRDLHVDQLLFHPVDRSELLRAVATLLGMPLTEGEAVSTPRPAESAPERLGDALAQVWRRARAPVLERIAVLERAAAALGAGRLSEPLREEALREAHRLAGALGTFGLDHGSVRAREAEDALRNPSPAPADGARLARIAADLRNEVDRRPTSAPAAPAAAPPVRNDPPVVWVMARDWGLAETARAELAGLGVTVAEGDTNLAVRPDAVFLDLRAESLDAEWDTFSSVTRRAPGVPVVAYTDRDTLLDRVRALKMGARFILQPPLARGAIADAFAQVLPAPGAEAHTILTVDDDSTITEGLRALLEPQGFRVHTLNDPLRFWTELRGIKPDLLVLDVDMPHLNGIELCRVVRSDPAWRHVPILFLTARADRETIYRVFAAGADDYLSKPIVGPELVSRIRNRLDRRR encoded by the coding sequence ATGGCTGGAATTCTCATTGCCGGGCTCCCCGGCCAGTTGGGCACCTGGCTGGCCCAGCGCCTGGACAACGTGGTCGTGCAGGCCGCGTTTTCCGGGCAGGAGGCGCTGGATGCCGTGCGTTCCGACGAGGCCCGGCTGGTGGTGCTGGATGCGTCGCTCGAGGATCCTTCCGCCGATGCGGTGGTGCGCCGGCTGCGGGCCGATCCGAAGACCGCTTCGGTGCCCCTGGTCTACACGATGGAGCTGGATGCGTCCACGGTGAACGAGGAGCAGCTGCGGCACCTGGTCCGCGACCTTCACGTGGACCAGCTCCTGTTTCACCCGGTGGACCGCTCCGAGCTGCTGCGCGCGGTCGCCACCCTGCTGGGGATGCCGCTGACGGAGGGCGAGGCCGTCTCGACACCGCGCCCGGCCGAGAGCGCCCCGGAGCGGCTGGGCGACGCGCTCGCGCAGGTGTGGCGCCGGGCCCGCGCGCCCGTCCTGGAGCGCATCGCCGTGCTCGAGCGCGCCGCGGCGGCGCTGGGCGCGGGACGGCTTTCCGAGCCGCTGCGCGAAGAGGCGCTGCGTGAGGCGCACCGGCTGGCCGGCGCGCTGGGCACCTTTGGCCTGGACCACGGCTCCGTGCGCGCCCGCGAGGCCGAGGACGCGCTCCGCAATCCCTCGCCGGCCCCGGCGGACGGGGCGCGGCTCGCCCGCATCGCCGCGGACCTGAGGAACGAGGTGGACCGGCGCCCCACCTCCGCGCCGGCCGCCCCCGCCGCGGCTCCCCCGGTCCGCAACGACCCGCCGGTGGTGTGGGTGATGGCCCGCGACTGGGGGCTGGCCGAAACGGCGCGCGCGGAGCTGGCCGGGCTGGGCGTCACCGTGGCGGAGGGCGACACCAACCTCGCCGTGCGCCCCGACGCGGTGTTCCTGGACCTGCGCGCCGAGAGCCTGGACGCGGAGTGGGACACGTTTTCCAGCGTGACGCGCCGGGCGCCCGGCGTGCCGGTGGTGGCGTATACCGATAGAGACACGCTGCTGGACCGCGTGCGTGCGCTGAAGATGGGTGCGCGGTTCATCCTGCAGCCGCCGCTTGCCCGCGGCGCCATCGCCGACGCGTTCGCCCAAGTTCTGCCCGCCCCCGGCGCCGAGGCGCACACCATCCTCACGGTGGACGACGATTCCACGATCACCGAGGGGCTGCGCGCGCTGCTGGAGCCGCAGGGCTTTCGCGTCCATACCCTGAACGACCCGCTGCGCTTCTGGACGGAACTGCGCGGGATCAAGCCCGACCTGCTGGTGCTGGACGTGGACATGCCCCACCTGAACGGCATCGAGTTGTGCCGCGTGGTGCGCAGCGACCCGGCGTGGCGGCACGTGCCCATCCTCTTTCTCACGGCGCGCGCGGACCGCGAAACCATCTACCGCGTCTTTGCCGCCGGCGCCGACGACTACCTCAGCAAGCCCATCGTGGGGCCCGAGCTGGTGTCGCGCATCCGCAACCGCCTGGACCGCCGCCGCTGA